DNA from Mesotoga infera:
GTGGTAGATAGGATTATCTTCGAGGAGCTCTGCAAAGGAGTCTTCAGAGAGGAATCCAGGTCAGTCTATAAAGAAGTGATTAAGGGTCTTCAGGTCAATGGAGCCGAGGGAGTTATCCTCGGTTGCACTGAGATCCCTCTTTTGATAAAAGAATCAGACGCTGACATTGCCGTTTTCGACACCACGGCTATTCACGCCCGGGCGGCCGTAGATTATGCTCTTGCTTGATTCGGAATCAAGAG
Protein-coding regions in this window:
- a CDS encoding amino acid racemase, producing the protein GLEVLEIGKAVGEEIERKGLETVGLLGTRFTMERAYYKDTLAGFGVNLIVPSAEEMAVVDRIIFEELCKGVFREESRSVYKEVIKGLQVNGAEGVILGCTEIPLLIKESDADIAVFDTTAIHARAAVDYALA